A genomic stretch from Oleomonas cavernae includes:
- a CDS encoding SixA phosphatase family protein yields the protein MKTIFLLRHAKSSWDDTSRDDHDRPLNQRGERAAALVGRFLQQEGLIPDLILCSSAKRTRETLTLVQAVLGDDHPALIEPDLYLAAADVLFDRLRKVGEDAASVMLIGHNPGLEDLATTLIAPKATALEDKLAAKFPTGGLAVIRLPGTRWRDLKRRSGSLELFVVPRDLV from the coding sequence ATGAAAACGATCTTTCTGCTGCGCCATGCCAAGTCGAGTTGGGACGATACTTCTCGCGATGATCACGACCGGCCGCTGAATCAGCGCGGCGAGCGCGCGGCTGCGCTGGTCGGCCGCTTCCTGCAGCAGGAGGGGCTGATCCCCGACCTGATCCTGTGCTCCAGCGCCAAGCGCACGCGCGAAACCCTGACCCTGGTGCAGGCGGTGCTGGGCGACGACCATCCCGCCCTGATCGAGCCGGACCTCTATCTTGCCGCCGCCGACGTGCTGTTCGACCGCTTGCGCAAGGTGGGCGAGGACGCCGCCAGCGTCATGCTGATCGGCCACAACCCCGGGCTGGAAGACCTGGCGACGACGCTGATCGCGCCCAAGGCGACGGCGCTCGAAGACAAGCTCGCCGCCAAGTTCCCCACCGGGGGTCTGGCCGTGATCCGCCTGCCCGGCACGCGCTGGCGCGATCTCAAGCGCAGGAGCGGCAGCCTGGAATTGTTTGTCGTGCCGAGGGATCTGGTGTGA
- the ccoS gene encoding cbb3-type cytochrome oxidase assembly protein CcoS: MLYLMPIALTLGLGGLATFFWAMRSGQFDDLEGDSARILFDDEGRGPAFDR; this comes from the coding sequence ATGCTTTATCTGATGCCCATTGCCCTGACCCTGGGCCTGGGCGGCTTGGCGACCTTCTTCTGGGCGATGAGGTCCGGGCAGTTCGATGACCTCGAGGGTGACAGTGCCCGTATCCTCTTCGACGACGAAGGGCGAGGGCCAGCGTTCGACAGATAG
- a CDS encoding ATP-dependent DNA helicase: protein MSESPAPPHHEAVITRLPELPALVAGVRGAVVVRPEGEIEELSLREAARVAEGGQVIVAHAPLTARRLGLAGLRAFDVLELFAFVRPARFCLPSPAGLAALFHLALPADMVDEAAVLPAVAQYLLDELATAKDRAEAARIAHTMGKGGWPWAPYVLAALGLADGGEGRGSGLDVWNRLPDWEEPPPAQPPLGLAVEEAEARAALDRIKGAGAEERTAQGDYAALAAQAFGHRDVAGAPKMILAEAGTGIGKTLGYIAPASVWAQKNQAAVWLSTYTKNLQRQLDRELAKLYPDLALRSRKAVIRKGRENYLCLLNLEEVAGPGGVKPGTSAVAIGLVVRWARASRDGDMVGGDFPTWAIELLAGARLGALTDRRGECIHSACAHFRKCYVERARAKAKAAEIVVANHAFVMIQAALASDGRDLPSRYVFDEGHHVFDAADNAFSAHLTGTETAELRRWIRGAEAGHRRAGRGRGIERRLGDLVASDESGATALAELRISAGVLPAEGWQARIADGGAVGPVERFLAEVRRFVSARALERRGGFALEAPALDPTAELSESAHAVDALLRRLLEPAAALKGRLAARLDQEADDLDTPTRLRLEAGIRSLERRVVQPVTAWRAMLRNLGQPTPPEFVDWLAIERDQGAERDVGLHRHWMDPTRPLSGALLERAHGVLITSATLRDSGPQTADDWHAAEVRTGASHLILPARRASFPSPFDYARQARVFIVNDVRRDEADEVAAAYRTLFLAAGGGGLGLFTAIDRLRRVHARIERPLDEAGIRLYAQHIDPMDVGTLVDLFRSEEHSCLLGTDAVRDGVDVPGRALRLIVFDRVPWPRPSLLHRARREAFGGAAYDDMLVRLKLRQAFGRLIRGQGDHGVFVMLDAMTPSRLLPAFPDGVPVERVGLAEAVKAVRAFLADANGF, encoded by the coding sequence ATGTCCGAATCGCCCGCCCCCCCGCACCACGAGGCTGTCATCACGCGACTGCCGGAACTGCCCGCCCTGGTGGCGGGGGTGCGCGGCGCCGTGGTCGTGCGGCCCGAGGGCGAGATCGAGGAATTGTCCCTGCGCGAGGCCGCCCGGGTGGCGGAAGGCGGGCAGGTCATCGTCGCCCATGCCCCCTTGACCGCAAGGCGCCTGGGTCTGGCCGGGCTGCGCGCCTTCGATGTCCTGGAATTGTTCGCCTTCGTGCGGCCGGCGCGCTTTTGCCTGCCCAGCCCCGCCGGCCTGGCCGCGCTGTTCCACCTGGCACTCCCCGCCGACATGGTCGACGAGGCGGCCGTGCTGCCGGCCGTGGCGCAATATCTGCTGGACGAGCTGGCGACGGCCAAGGACAGAGCCGAGGCGGCCCGCATCGCCCACACCATGGGCAAGGGCGGCTGGCCCTGGGCGCCCTATGTCCTGGCGGCCCTGGGGCTGGCCGACGGCGGCGAAGGGCGGGGCAGCGGCCTCGACGTCTGGAACCGCCTGCCCGACTGGGAGGAACCGCCGCCGGCCCAACCGCCCCTGGGCCTGGCCGTGGAGGAGGCCGAGGCGCGGGCGGCGCTGGACCGGATCAAGGGCGCCGGCGCCGAGGAACGGACGGCCCAGGGCGATTATGCCGCCCTGGCGGCCCAGGCCTTCGGCCACCGCGATGTCGCCGGCGCGCCGAAAATGATTCTGGCGGAGGCCGGCACCGGCATCGGCAAGACCCTGGGCTATATCGCGCCGGCCTCGGTCTGGGCGCAGAAGAACCAGGCGGCGGTGTGGCTGTCGACCTATACCAAGAACCTGCAGCGCCAGCTCGACCGCGAACTGGCCAAGCTGTATCCCGACCTGGCCCTGCGCTCGCGCAAGGCGGTGATCCGCAAGGGGCGGGAGAACTACCTGTGCCTGCTGAACCTCGAGGAGGTGGCAGGGCCGGGCGGGGTGAAGCCGGGGACCAGCGCGGTGGCGATCGGCCTGGTCGTGCGCTGGGCGCGGGCCAGCCGCGACGGCGACATGGTGGGCGGCGATTTTCCCACCTGGGCGATCGAACTCCTGGCCGGGGCCAGGCTGGGCGCGCTGACCGACCGGCGCGGCGAATGCATCCATTCCGCCTGCGCGCATTTCCGCAAATGCTATGTCGAGCGGGCACGCGCGAAGGCCAAGGCGGCGGAAATCGTCGTCGCCAACCATGCCTTCGTGATGATCCAGGCCGCCCTGGCCAGCGACGGCCGCGACCTGCCCTCGCGCTATGTCTTCGACGAGGGCCATCACGTCTTCGATGCCGCCGACAATGCCTTCTCCGCCCATCTGACCGGCACCGAGACGGCCGAGCTGCGCCGCTGGATCCGCGGGGCCGAGGCGGGGCATCGCCGCGCCGGCCGCGGCCGGGGGATCGAGCGGCGCCTGGGCGACCTGGTCGCCAGCGACGAGTCCGGCGCCACGGCCCTGGCCGAGCTGCGGATCAGTGCGGGCGTCCTGCCGGCCGAAGGCTGGCAGGCGCGCATCGCCGACGGCGGCGCGGTCGGCCCGGTCGAGCGCTTCCTGGCCGAGGTGCGGCGCTTCGTCTCCGCCCGTGCGCTGGAACGGCGCGGCGGCTTCGCCCTCGAGGCGCCGGCGCTCGACCCGACGGCCGAACTCTCGGAATCCGCCCATGCCGTCGATGCCCTGCTGCGCCGCCTGCTGGAGCCCGCCGCCGCCCTGAAGGGGCGCCTGGCCGCGCGCCTGGACCAGGAGGCCGACGACCTCGACACCCCCACCCGCCTGCGCCTGGAAGCCGGCATCCGCAGCTTGGAACGCCGGGTGGTGCAGCCGGTCACCGCCTGGCGCGCCATGCTGCGTAACTTAGGGCAGCCCACGCCACCCGAATTCGTCGACTGGCTGGCGATCGAGCGCGACCAGGGCGCCGAGCGCGATGTCGGCCTGCACCGCCATTGGATGGACCCGACGCGGCCCTTGTCCGGCGCCCTGCTGGAGCGGGCGCACGGCGTCCTGATCACCTCGGCCACCTTGCGCGACAGCGGCCCGCAGACGGCCGACGACTGGCACGCGGCCGAGGTGCGCACGGGCGCCTCGCACCTGATCCTGCCGGCCCGGCGGGCGAGTTTCCCCTCGCCCTTCGACTATGCCCGGCAGGCCCGGGTGTTCATCGTCAACGACGTGCGCCGCGACGAGGCCGACGAGGTCGCGGCCGCCTACCGCACGCTGTTCCTGGCGGCGGGCGGCGGCGGGCTGGGCCTGTTCACGGCGATCGACCGGCTGCGCCGGGTCCATGCCCGGATCGAGCGCCCGCTCGACGAGGCCGGCATCAGGCTCTATGCCCAGCACATCGATCCCATGGACGTGGGCACGCTGGTCGACCTGTTCCGCTCGGAAGAGCATTCCTGCCTGCTGGGCACCGACGCCGTGCGCGACGGGGTCGACGTGCCGGGCCGCGCCTTGCGCCTGATCGTGTTCGACCGGGTGCCCTGGCCCCGGCCCAGCCTGCTGCACCGGGCCCGGCGCGAGGCCTTCGGGGGTGCTGCCTATGACGACATGCTGGTGCGCCTGAAACTGCGCCAGGCCTTCGGCCGCCTGATCCGCGGCCAGGGCGATCACGGCGTCTTCGTCATGCTCGACGCCATGACCCCCAGCCGCCTGCTGCCCGCCTTCCCTGACGGCGTGCCGGTCGAGCGGGTGGGCCTGGCCGAGGCGGTGAAGGCTGTGCGGGCGTTTCTGGCGGATGCCAATGGCTTTTGA
- a CDS encoding peroxiredoxin, with protein sequence MTLRLGDIVPDFTQESTAGPIHFYDWLGSSWGVLFSHPKDFTPVCTTELGYTAKLKPEFDKRNVKVLALSVDPLDSHTRWVGDIEETQGTKLNYPILADSDRKVADLYDMIHPNANDTFTVRSVFVIDPNKKLRLTLTYPASTGRNFDEILRVIDSLQLTDGYSVATPVNWQHGDDVVIVPALQDPDVIKQKFPKGYKALKPYLRMTPQPNL encoded by the coding sequence ATGACTCTCAGATTGGGCGACATCGTCCCCGACTTCACCCAGGAATCGACCGCCGGGCCGATCCATTTCTACGACTGGCTGGGCTCGAGCTGGGGTGTCCTGTTTTCGCATCCCAAGGATTTCACGCCGGTCTGCACCACCGAGCTGGGCTATACCGCCAAGCTGAAGCCCGAATTCGACAAGCGCAACGTGAAAGTCCTGGCGCTGAGCGTCGATCCGCTCGACAGCCACACCCGCTGGGTCGGCGACATCGAGGAAACCCAGGGCACCAAGCTCAACTATCCGATCCTGGCCGACAGCGACCGCAAGGTCGCCGACCTCTACGACATGATCCATCCCAACGCCAACGACACCTTCACGGTGCGTTCGGTGTTCGTCATCGATCCCAACAAGAAGCTGCGCCTCACCCTGACCTATCCGGCCTCCACGGGGCGCAATTTCGACGAGATCCTGCGGGTGATCGACTCGCTGCAACTCACCGACGGCTATTCGGTGGCGACGCCGGTGAACTGGCAGCACGGCGACGATGTCGTCATCGTTCCCGCCCTGCAGGACCCCGACGTGATCAAGCAGAAGTTCCCCAAAGGTTACAAGGCGCTGAAACCCTACCTGCGGATGACGCCGCAGCCCAACCTGTAG
- a CDS encoding nitroreductase family protein, which yields MPAPLHTPNVTTRRHILRRLALGTALAATGGLAWRAADTGVIGPLSPDPWQAWAELELPGPPALRIARAGILSANAHNTQPWRLRVEDEAIDVLVDESRNIGDFDPFRREQWQSLGCLIETMAVFAPEVGRQASITLLPDGTGPRAARLALMPAPAAASDLSRAIRHRHTERAPFADKAVAPEQLAALAALADDPALRLTLIPADAPAAGLFARGSVEATRAIVADPDMNGASHHWMRNSPRAVARHRDGISVATAGLSPVMTTIAQLLPEPSPEMIGDYWVGGTEQAVAASAAFGLIQVRDLDDRRGQLAVGRLWQRLHLTLTVAGLAAQPLNQMAEMVDRDRATKQSRGWAEKLGAIGGDPAWHPTFLFRLGHPARTAPASARRPLEMVLVT from the coding sequence ATGCCTGCCCCCTTGCACACCCCCAATGTCACCACACGGAGACACATACTGCGCCGGCTGGCCCTGGGCACCGCCCTGGCCGCGACCGGCGGCCTCGCCTGGCGCGCGGCCGATACCGGTGTCATCGGCCCGCTCTCGCCCGACCCGTGGCAGGCCTGGGCGGAGCTGGAGCTGCCGGGGCCGCCCGCCCTGCGCATCGCGCGCGCCGGCATCCTGTCGGCCAATGCCCACAACACCCAGCCCTGGCGCTTGCGCGTCGAGGACGAGGCGATCGACGTGCTGGTCGACGAGAGCCGCAATATCGGCGACTTCGATCCCTTTCGGCGCGAACAATGGCAAAGCCTGGGCTGCCTGATCGAAACCATGGCGGTCTTCGCGCCCGAGGTCGGGCGACAGGCCAGCATCACCCTGCTGCCCGACGGGACCGGCCCCCGCGCGGCGCGGCTGGCGCTGATGCCGGCGCCGGCCGCCGCCAGCGACCTGTCCCGGGCCATCCGCCACCGCCACACCGAGCGCGCACCTTTCGCCGACAAGGCCGTGGCCCCCGAGCAGCTGGCGGCCCTCGCGGCCCTGGCCGACGATCCCGCCCTGCGCCTGACCCTGATCCCGGCCGATGCCCCGGCCGCCGGCCTGTTCGCCCGCGGCTCGGTCGAGGCGACCCGGGCGATCGTCGCCGACCCGGACATGAACGGCGCCAGCCACCATTGGATGCGCAATTCGCCGCGTGCCGTCGCCCGCCATCGCGACGGCATTTCGGTTGCCACCGCGGGGCTCTCGCCCGTGATGACCACCATCGCCCAGCTCCTGCCCGAGCCGAGCCCCGAGATGATCGGCGACTATTGGGTCGGGGGAACCGAGCAGGCGGTCGCCGCCTCGGCCGCCTTCGGCCTGATCCAGGTGCGCGACCTCGACGACCGGCGCGGCCAGTTGGCGGTCGGCCGCCTGTGGCAGCGCCTGCACCTGACCCTGACCGTCGCCGGCCTGGCCGCCCAGCCCTTGAACCAGATGGCCGAAATGGTCGACCGCGACCGCGCCACCAAGCAGTCCCGAGGCTGGGCGGAAAAGCTCGGCGCGATCGGCGGCGATCCCGCCTGGCACCCCACCTTCCTGTTCCGCCTGGGCCACCCGGCCCGCACCGCCCCGGCCAGCGCCCGCCGGCCGCTGGAGATGGTACTGGTTACCTAG
- a CDS encoding CYTH and CHAD domain-containing protein, whose translation MGAEVELKLGIAAEDLPRLRRLGLLFRGGLVPAATKHLKTTYFDTPDRILAASRITLRVREDGDRRLHCIKLPVESLAGLATRREWEVESADTTPNFAAFVPGTVDSLLDLEKLTAAGIEPVFVTDFRRSVRLMPLGDDGVVEIAIDEGTIRAAGGAEAPISELEFELKSGSAAALFDLALAVTEQVPARIIVEAKGERGARLAAAEPPPAVKAPKLALGRGQSVSDAFARIVQDCVGQWLANVEAVLDGSDAEGVHQMRVALRRLRSAFRLFRRVLGPEPATMLSNEVKWLAGSLGPARDWDVFIGDVAGPVFEALGPDGRFERILELARSEQGLGYGVARAAIEEPRHTRLALTLGRFAAGRGWQAGGKGEILDGPVETFAAGMLDAHFKRVRQKGRHIMRLDAEALHGLRIEIKRLRYALEFFGSLFDGREVKHFHEGLAGLQDFLGNLNDLTVAHRLIGSLGRADAGRAYAEGVLAGFHGASLDRKRAKLREQWAAVLAQEPFWRE comes from the coding sequence ATGGGCGCGGAAGTCGAATTGAAGCTGGGCATCGCCGCCGAGGATCTGCCGCGCCTGCGGCGCCTGGGCCTGCTGTTTCGCGGCGGCCTGGTGCCGGCGGCGACCAAGCACCTCAAGACCACCTATTTCGATACGCCGGACCGCATCCTGGCGGCCTCGCGCATCACCTTGCGGGTGCGGGAGGATGGCGACCGCCGCCTTCATTGCATCAAGCTGCCGGTTGAAAGCCTCGCGGGGCTGGCGACCCGGCGGGAATGGGAAGTCGAAAGTGCCGATACGACGCCCAATTTCGCGGCCTTCGTGCCGGGCACGGTCGACAGCCTGCTCGACCTCGAAAAGCTGACGGCGGCCGGGATCGAGCCGGTCTTCGTCACCGATTTCCGCCGCAGCGTGCGGCTGATGCCGCTGGGCGACGATGGGGTGGTCGAGATTGCCATCGACGAGGGCACGATCCGTGCCGCCGGCGGCGCCGAGGCGCCGATCTCGGAACTGGAGTTCGAGCTGAAGTCCGGCTCGGCGGCGGCCCTGTTCGACCTGGCGCTGGCCGTGACCGAGCAGGTTCCGGCGCGGATCATCGTCGAGGCCAAGGGCGAACGCGGTGCCCGCCTGGCCGCCGCCGAGCCGCCGCCGGCGGTGAAGGCGCCCAAGCTGGCGCTCGGCCGTGGGCAGTCGGTGTCCGATGCCTTCGCCCGCATCGTCCAGGATTGCGTCGGCCAGTGGCTGGCCAATGTCGAGGCAGTGCTGGATGGCAGCGATGCCGAGGGCGTGCACCAGATGCGGGTGGCCCTGCGCCGGCTGCGCTCGGCGTTCCGCCTGTTCCGCCGGGTGCTGGGGCCCGAGCCGGCGACGATGCTGTCGAACGAGGTCAAATGGCTGGCCGGCAGCCTGGGCCCGGCCCGCGACTGGGATGTCTTCATCGGCGATGTCGCCGGGCCGGTGTTCGAGGCCCTGGGCCCCGATGGTCGGTTCGAGCGCATCCTCGAGCTTGCCCGCAGCGAGCAGGGCCTGGGCTATGGCGTTGCCCGCGCGGCGATCGAGGAGCCGCGGCACACGAGGCTGGCCTTGACCCTGGGGCGCTTCGCCGCCGGCCGCGGCTGGCAGGCCGGGGGCAAGGGCGAGATCCTGGACGGCCCGGTCGAGACCTTCGCCGCCGGCATGCTGGACGCCCATTTCAAGCGGGTGCGCCAGAAGGGCAGGCATATCATGCGCCTGGATGCCGAGGCGCTGCACGGCCTGCGGATCGAGATCAAGCGCCTGCGCTACGCTTTGGAATTCTTCGGTTCGCTGTTCGACGGGCGGGAAGTGAAGCATTTCCACGAGGGGCTGGCGGGCCTGCAGGATTTCCTGGGCAATCTGAACGATCTGACGGTCGCCCACCGCCTGATCGGCAGCCTGGGCCGGGCCGATGCGGGCCGGGCCTATGCCGAGGGCGTGCTGGCCGGCTTCCATGGCGCGTCGCTCGATCGCAAGCGGGCAAAGCTGCGCGAGCAATGGGCCGCGGTGCTGGCCCAGGAGCCGTTCTGGCGGGAATGA
- a CDS encoding TetR/AcrR family transcriptional regulator yields the protein MAPIQPRPALPGPRDRAATQARLVAAAGNVLARDGFAALGVNRIAVEAGCDKVLIYRYFGGWKGCCAPSAKAPTSGPRSRNWRAAIRPV from the coding sequence ATGGCACCCATCCAGCCCCGCCCCGCTCTTCCCGGCCCGCGCGACCGCGCGGCAACCCAGGCGCGCCTGGTCGCGGCGGCGGGCAACGTCCTGGCCCGCGACGGCTTTGCCGCCCTGGGCGTCAACCGCATCGCGGTCGAGGCCGGCTGCGACAAGGTGCTGATCTATCGTTATTTCGGGGGCTGGAAGGGCTGCTGCGCGCCTTCGGCGAAAGCGCCGACTTCTGGCCCACGGTCGAGGAACTGGCGGGCGGCGATCCGGCCCGTCTGA
- a CDS encoding tellurite resistance TerB family protein: MTEHIGHQDALIWVMVCTAAADGDLTDRELHSIGEIVKTLPVFRGYNTDKLPDSARACGAMLHAPNGLEEVIRMIAASLPLELHDTGYALACELAAVDSHLEVFEARLLQIVRGGLKIDRLHAVAIERAVQARYRSI, encoded by the coding sequence ATGACCGAACATATCGGCCACCAGGACGCGCTGATCTGGGTAATGGTTTGCACGGCCGCGGCGGATGGCGACCTGACCGACCGCGAGTTGCACAGCATCGGCGAAATCGTGAAGACCCTGCCGGTCTTCCGCGGCTACAACACCGACAAGCTGCCGGATTCGGCCCGTGCCTGCGGCGCCATGCTGCATGCGCCCAACGGCCTCGAGGAAGTGATCCGCATGATCGCGGCGAGCCTGCCGCTCGAACTCCACGACACCGGCTATGCCCTGGCCTGCGAACTGGCGGCCGTGGATTCGCATCTGGAAGTGTTCGAGGCGCGCCTGCTGCAGATCGTGCGCGGCGGCCTGAAGATCGATCGCCTGCACGCCGTCGCCATCGAACGCGCCGTCCAGGCCCGCTATCGCTCGATCTGA
- a CDS encoding ABC transporter permease, producing MDPANTAPATPDALVPPEGGGFWQGLGDAVGFALSWLLWGLGEVIGWVVHLFGLVKMGLREVWLLLGDIFSFALDPAGAFITEHLPVLGRYGPRLLDGLWLTFEITFISLLVGGILAIPIALARLSKNSFLSAWATSYIFFFRGTPLLAQIYLIYYGSGQFRPFFEDMGLWGVFREAYWCALIAFSLNTAAYTAEILRGGIEAIPPGEIEAARSLGMGRVLMLRRVILPGAYRFALPAYGNEIILMIKSSAIASIITIFELMGQTKRAFAQSFSFSVYLYAAILYFVITWLLTRGWKRLEDWLNPQRRPPVHN from the coding sequence ATGGATCCCGCCAACACCGCACCCGCGACCCCCGACGCCCTGGTACCGCCCGAGGGCGGCGGCTTCTGGCAGGGGCTGGGCGACGCCGTCGGCTTTGCCTTAAGCTGGCTGCTGTGGGGCCTGGGCGAGGTCATCGGCTGGGTGGTCCATCTGTTCGGCCTGGTCAAGATGGGCCTGCGCGAAGTGTGGCTGCTGCTGGGCGACATTTTTTCGTTCGCCCTGGACCCGGCCGGCGCCTTCATCACCGAGCATCTGCCGGTGCTCGGCCGCTATGGCCCGCGCCTGCTCGACGGCCTGTGGCTGACCTTCGAGATCACCTTCATCTCGCTGCTGGTGGGCGGCATCCTGGCCATCCCCATCGCCCTTGCCCGGCTGTCGAAGAACAGTTTCCTGAGCGCCTGGGCGACGTCCTACATCTTCTTCTTCCGGGGCACGCCGCTGCTGGCCCAGATCTATCTGATCTACTACGGCTCGGGCCAGTTCCGGCCGTTCTTCGAGGACATGGGCCTGTGGGGGGTCTTCCGCGAGGCCTACTGGTGCGCGCTGATCGCCTTCAGCCTGAACACCGCCGCCTATACCGCCGAGATCCTGCGCGGCGGCATCGAGGCGATCCCGCCGGGCGAGATCGAGGCGGCCCGCTCGCTGGGCATGGGCCGGGTGCTGATGCTGCGCCGGGTGATCCTGCCCGGGGCCTATCGCTTCGCCCTGCCCGCCTATGGCAACGAGATCATCCTGATGATCAAGAGCAGCGCCATCGCCTCGATCATCACCATCTTCGAACTGATGGGCCAGACCAAGCGCGCCTTTGCCCAGTCCTTCTCGTTCTCGGTCTACCTCTACGCCGCGATCCTGTACTTCGTCATCACCTGGCTGCTGACCCGGGGCTGGAAGCGGCTTGAGGACTGGCTCAATCCCCAGCGCCGGCCCCCGGTCCACAACTGA
- a CDS encoding OmpW/AlkL family protein, whose amino-acid sequence MLHKMKGALPLAAALTAGLGLVAAMPAQAAEQSPWMIRGRALIVLPQESGDLSLDGVGAIPGDVSIDDSVVPELDITYFVTPNIGIELILGTTPHNAEAINTPLGAKTDLGDVWLLPPTLLVQYHFAPEGKIRPYVGAGVNYTIFYGKDEPDGVSVDYENNFGWALQAGVDVPLNDHWSLNLDVKQVFLSTDVTVRGLTGPAAVRADVDINPLLIGVGVGYRF is encoded by the coding sequence ATGTTGCATAAAATGAAAGGTGCCCTGCCCCTGGCCGCAGCGTTGACTGCCGGTCTGGGCCTGGTTGCCGCCATGCCGGCCCAGGCGGCCGAGCAGAGCCCGTGGATGATCCGTGGCCGCGCCCTGATCGTGCTGCCGCAGGAAAGCGGTGACCTGAGCCTCGATGGCGTGGGCGCCATCCCCGGCGACGTGTCGATCGACGACTCGGTGGTGCCGGAACTGGACATCACCTATTTCGTCACGCCCAACATCGGCATCGAGCTGATCCTTGGTACGACACCGCACAACGCCGAGGCGATCAACACGCCCCTGGGCGCCAAGACCGACCTGGGCGATGTCTGGCTGCTGCCGCCGACCCTGCTGGTGCAATACCACTTCGCGCCTGAAGGCAAGATCCGGCCCTACGTCGGCGCCGGCGTCAACTACACGATCTTCTACGGCAAGGACGAGCCGGACGGCGTCTCGGTCGATTACGAGAACAATTTCGGCTGGGCCCTGCAGGCCGGTGTCGACGTGCCGCTCAACGACCACTGGTCGCTCAATCTCGATGTCAAGCAAGTGTTCCTGTCGACCGACGTCACCGTGCGCGGCCTGACCGGCCCGGCGGCGGTCCGCGCGGACGTCGATATCAACCCGCTGCTGATCGGCGTCGGGGTCGGCTATCGCTTCTGA